The following proteins are co-located in the Imtechella halotolerans genome:
- a CDS encoding (4Fe-4S)-binding protein — MSTREYTNGEITIIWKPEKCIHSGICVKTLPGVYNPKDKPWIKPENAQTQELISQVAKCPSGALSIKD, encoded by the coding sequence ATGTCTACTAGAGAATATACCAATGGAGAAATTACTATTATTTGGAAGCCTGAAAAATGTATACATTCAGGTATCTGTGTGAAGACCTTGCCAGGTGTATATAATCCTAAGGATAAGCCTTGGATTAAACCTGAGAACGCACAAACGCAGGAATTAATTAGCCAGGTCGCAAAATGTCCATCAGGGGCCTTAAGTATAAAGGATTAG
- a CDS encoding CsgG/HfaB family protein: protein MKTRLFLLVSLLTCLSGNAQDRIGIAFIPITYDEASVSSSDAKMIQESVINSFVTAKKFTVVDREKLEALENEKKLQRTESFIDSEQSIQDGISKGASYLIATNILGLRHSEVKRGWESMVQLQIKVIDVSTGEIIATENVTSEYVEPSKMVSDAREKFESKEDKKVREDRLKQLKEVKSHKEDAFGVALKRLDTNMKDFSNANFPVTLDIVNWDAKNKNQFLLAAGSGIGLFPGQLLDVVLVTETNIGDRTVTRNQKIATACIVKVEDSNFSEAEIISAEKIFKKVRSSNDTLKILTR, encoded by the coding sequence ATGAAAACAAGATTATTCTTATTGGTATCATTATTAACATGTCTTTCCGGAAACGCACAGGATAGAATTGGTATAGCCTTTATACCTATTACCTATGACGAAGCTTCCGTGTCTTCATCGGATGCTAAAATGATTCAAGAATCCGTGATTAATTCCTTTGTGACAGCTAAAAAATTTACTGTAGTAGATCGTGAAAAATTAGAAGCACTTGAAAATGAAAAAAAGTTACAAAGAACAGAATCTTTCATTGATAGTGAACAGAGTATACAAGATGGAATTAGCAAAGGAGCTAGTTATTTAATAGCTACAAATATTTTAGGATTAAGACATTCAGAAGTAAAACGCGGATGGGAGTCAATGGTTCAATTACAAATCAAAGTCATTGATGTGTCCACTGGTGAGATAATAGCAACTGAAAATGTGACTAGTGAGTATGTGGAACCTTCCAAAATGGTCTCAGATGCTAGAGAAAAATTTGAAAGTAAAGAAGATAAAAAAGTTAGAGAGGATAGGTTAAAACAACTCAAGGAGGTTAAGTCTCACAAGGAAGATGCATTTGGTGTTGCACTAAAGCGTTTGGATACTAATATGAAGGACTTTTCAAATGCTAATTTCCCTGTAACACTAGATATTGTAAACTGGGATGCAAAAAATAAGAATCAATTTTTACTGGCTGCCGGTAGTGGAATTGGATTGTTTCCAGGACAATTACTAGATGTAGTTCTAGTGACAGAAACCAATATTGGAGATCGCACCGTTACCAGAAACCAAAAGATTGCGACCGCTTGTATTGTAAAAGTAGAAGATTCTAATTTTTCTGAAGCCGAAATTATTTCTGCAGAAAAAATATTTAAAAAGGTTCGATCCTCAAATGATACACTGAAAATATTAACTAGATAA
- a CDS encoding DUF7000 family protein translates to MENLNKYVSIYKEQLKKGDILIAYNELVKFVMKLRVDFIKRLSDEYSFAGILHGYMDYTYFYYSNDFLKSKNLKFGLVLNHLEMRFEIWLLGNTIPIQKKYWELLKTTKWNQGNTEMPKYSISETILVEDPDFNDLSTLTELIESKMSKVSDEILDYLKKID, encoded by the coding sequence ATGGAAAATTTAAATAAATATGTTTCGATTTATAAAGAACAATTAAAGAAAGGGGACATATTAATTGCCTACAACGAGTTGGTGAAATTTGTAATGAAATTAAGAGTGGATTTTATTAAAAGGCTCTCTGATGAATATTCATTTGCAGGAATTCTTCATGGATATATGGACTATACATATTTCTATTATTCCAATGATTTTTTAAAAAGTAAAAATCTAAAATTTGGGCTTGTCTTAAATCACTTGGAAATGAGATTTGAAATTTGGCTTTTAGGAAATACAATTCCCATTCAAAAGAAATATTGGGAATTGCTTAAAACTACCAAATGGAATCAAGGAAATACTGAAATGCCTAAGTACTCAATTTCTGAAACCATACTGGTTGAAGATCCTGATTTTAATGATCTTAGCACACTGACTGAACTTATTGAATCCAAAATGAGTAAGGTTTCGGATGAAATATTAGATTATCTGAAAAAAATTGATTGA
- a CDS encoding YqjF family protein, with the protein MTIQEILNTTKHRSCEFPQENWKFYQEWNHAIFLHYQVDLTELKRFVPKELEIDLFNGKPWISVVAFTMEKIRPKNFPCFSPISDFDEINIRTYVRSHNKAGVYFLSIEGGKFLSCKVAKAISELPYRFSKIKRADKNYQSYNSDYNDKLEIDFTIGKELKTKTELDIWLTERYALFQDAKDAINQFEIHHIEWPINTIQIDRLDIDYPRFTKVFNGLPSKIHYSKGVKVLAWGKTKITAN; encoded by the coding sequence ATGACAATTCAAGAAATACTAAATACAACAAAACATAGATCTTGTGAATTTCCACAAGAAAATTGGAAGTTTTATCAAGAGTGGAATCACGCAATATTCCTACATTATCAAGTAGACCTTACTGAATTGAAAAGGTTTGTTCCTAAAGAATTGGAAATTGACCTTTTTAATGGTAAACCTTGGATTTCAGTGGTGGCCTTTACAATGGAAAAGATAAGACCTAAGAATTTCCCCTGTTTTTCACCAATATCAGATTTTGATGAAATTAATATACGGACGTATGTAAGGTCACACAATAAAGCTGGAGTTTACTTTTTAAGTATTGAAGGGGGAAAGTTTTTATCCTGTAAAGTAGCTAAAGCAATTTCTGAGCTTCCTTATAGATTTTCAAAAATTAAAAGAGCAGATAAGAACTATCAATCTTATAATTCTGACTATAATGATAAGCTTGAAATTGATTTCACCATAGGCAAAGAACTGAAGACTAAAACGGAATTGGATATTTGGTTAACGGAACGATATGCTCTATTCCAAGATGCAAAAGATGCTATTAATCAATTTGAAATTCATCATATTGAGTGGCCAATTAATACCATTCAAATAGATAGATTAGACATAGATTATCCTAGATTTACAAAAGTATTTAATGGATTACCAAGTAAAATTCACTACTCGAAAGGAGTGAAAGTACTGGCTTGGGGAAAAACAAAAATTACTGCCAATTAA
- a CDS encoding TMEM175 family protein, with translation MKTGRLEAFSDGVLAIVITIMVLELKVPEGSNFNTLSPLIPKFLSYVLSFVYLGIYWNNHHHLFQAIERVNGKVLWANLALLFTLSLIPFTTAWMGENHFDKNPVALYGINLLFCAITFLFLEKYAIKHEGIESKIGKALGNKNKEMYSIVIYVLGVILSFVFPILGIVCYALVAIIWLIPDPRIEKQLK, from the coding sequence ATGAAGACAGGAAGATTGGAGGCTTTTAGTGATGGAGTATTAGCCATAGTCATCACGATAATGGTATTGGAATTAAAGGTTCCTGAAGGGTCAAATTTTAATACCTTGAGTCCATTAATTCCGAAATTTCTATCCTATGTATTAAGCTTTGTTTATTTGGGTATATATTGGAATAATCATCACCATTTATTTCAGGCCATAGAAAGGGTGAATGGTAAGGTTTTATGGGCCAATTTAGCATTGCTTTTTACACTTTCCTTAATTCCTTTTACAACAGCCTGGATGGGGGAAAATCATTTTGATAAAAATCCAGTTGCACTTTATGGAATCAATTTGCTATTTTGCGCTATAACTTTTTTATTTTTAGAGAAATATGCCATAAAGCATGAAGGAATCGAATCTAAAATAGGAAAGGCCTTGGGTAATAAAAACAAAGAAATGTACTCCATTGTAATTTATGTATTGGGGGTTATACTGTCTTTCGTTTTTCCCATATTAGGTATAGTGTGTTATGCATTAGTGGCTATTATTTGGTTAATTCCGGATCCAAGAATAGAGAAACAACTTAAATAA
- a CDS encoding arylamine N-acetyltransferase family protein, which yields MDKLKITEYLNRINYKGVLKPNFEVLKELQKCHLLSVPFENLDIHYKRPIELDNTKFYKKIVINNRGGFCYELNGLFHTLLNNLGFKSKIVSARVYDSKKKIFGNEYDHLAIIVELDQNEYLVDVGFGEFAFYPLKLIPNEIQKDPRGCFIVEKINEGLSVSQINGDVKNIQYKFTTECRELNEFQEMCDYHQTNPNSHFTEKKLISKPTNCGRVTLTGNTLKIIENHIIKENIEFQIEEYARQLDKWFEIDEEEIKASR from the coding sequence ATGGATAAGTTGAAGATAACAGAATACCTAAATCGAATAAATTATAAGGGTGTTCTTAAACCAAATTTTGAAGTTTTAAAGGAGTTGCAGAAATGCCATCTTTTGAGTGTTCCTTTCGAAAATTTGGATATTCATTATAAGCGACCAATAGAACTGGATAATACAAAATTTTATAAGAAAATTGTAATTAATAATAGAGGAGGGTTTTGTTACGAATTAAATGGTTTATTCCATACTTTATTGAATAATTTAGGTTTTAAATCTAAAATAGTATCAGCAAGAGTTTATGATAGTAAGAAGAAAATTTTCGGGAATGAATATGATCATTTAGCAATAATAGTTGAATTGGATCAAAATGAATACTTAGTAGATGTCGGCTTTGGTGAATTTGCATTTTATCCATTAAAGTTAATACCAAATGAAATTCAAAAGGATCCAAGAGGATGTTTCATTGTGGAAAAAATAAATGAAGGTCTTTCAGTTTCACAAATAAATGGCGACGTCAAAAATATTCAATATAAGTTTACAACTGAATGCAGAGAACTAAATGAATTCCAGGAAATGTGTGATTACCATCAAACAAATCCAAATTCCCATTTTACAGAAAAAAAACTAATAAGTAAACCAACAAATTGTGGACGAGTGACTCTAACAGGAAATACATTGAAGATTATAGAGAACCATATTATTAAGGAAAATATCGAGTTTCAAATAGAAGAGTATGCAAGACAATTAGATAAATGGTTTGAAATTGATGAAGAAGAAATAAAAGCTAGCCGCTAA
- a CDS encoding LuxR family transcriptional regulator, with translation MHNDTGFATDKEHEKLKQEIEVLNDNHQYELSIRKLEEIITNPNTSNYDLYNAYIQKYLTYKRLFNYIEALNNLDLALKAGIKSDKKESVIKRVRIERMFVHFDLLEFDKVAALLKLISREDFNTINKETEAFYLSVLGTMSNRAKEYYLALQYLDEALIILKEHAPKHLPLIYRKKIEIYRHLNQYDKAIENFEKGLACAREHKMDIYIIAMYNDVAIFYSEIGDVESALRTEQILNRLITDYDVTNRSGKLHMVERELLKNENKGKEKQNSKIKFIIIGFCILIIIVTFIGYYFYKLNNTGRTKSINEHLYLQNDVENSIQNMDEWNLHNVNSSDYNLTDRQLEIIKLVKEGKTNKEIGTALFISENTVKYHLKVIYKTLNVIKRSDL, from the coding sequence TTGCACAACGATACAGGCTTTGCCACTGATAAAGAGCATGAAAAATTAAAACAAGAAATAGAGGTTTTAAATGATAATCATCAGTACGAATTATCGATTCGCAAATTAGAAGAGATTATTACCAATCCCAATACCTCTAATTATGATCTATACAATGCCTATATTCAAAAATATCTCACTTATAAAAGGCTTTTCAATTACATTGAAGCATTAAATAATTTAGATTTAGCTCTTAAGGCAGGTATTAAAAGTGACAAAAAGGAATCCGTAATAAAGAGAGTCAGAATAGAACGAATGTTTGTACATTTTGATCTATTGGAATTTGATAAAGTAGCAGCACTTTTAAAATTAATTTCCAGAGAAGATTTTAATACCATTAATAAAGAAACCGAGGCCTTTTATTTATCTGTATTAGGGACCATGAGTAATCGTGCCAAAGAGTATTATTTAGCCTTACAATATTTAGACGAAGCGCTAATTATTCTAAAAGAACATGCTCCAAAACATTTACCATTAATTTATCGAAAGAAAATAGAAATTTATAGGCATCTTAATCAATATGATAAAGCAATAGAAAACTTTGAAAAAGGATTAGCCTGTGCTAGAGAGCATAAAATGGACATTTACATTATTGCTATGTATAATGATGTTGCCATCTTTTACAGTGAAATCGGAGATGTTGAAAGTGCTTTGCGAACAGAACAAATTCTGAATAGATTGATTACTGATTATGATGTCACAAACCGAAGTGGTAAGCTTCATATGGTGGAAAGGGAACTCCTCAAAAACGAAAACAAAGGAAAAGAAAAACAAAATTCAAAAATTAAATTCATAATTATAGGATTCTGCATACTAATAATTATTGTAACTTTCATTGGATACTACTTCTATAAATTAAATAACACTGGGCGTACCAAATCTATAAATGAACACCTATATCTTCAAAATGATGTAGAGAATAGTATTCAAAACATGGATGAATGGAACCTTCATAATGTCAACTCTTCTGATTATAATCTTACAGACAGGCAATTAGAAATCATTAAATTAGTTAAAGAAGGTAAGACCAATAAGGAAATTGGAACGGCACTTTTCATTTCTGAAAACACGGTAAAGTACCATCTAAAGGTTATTTATAAGACACTCAATGTTATTAAACGCAGTGATCTATAA
- a CDS encoding ligand-binding sensor domain-containing protein, giving the protein MTNLNSKIVFITGKILIVFLSFQILSCKGKVKETSVPVIKEKGNITQPIILNQNTTFPQIHTNLNGMVREFVRTMYQDRHGNYWFGTNGDGIIRYDTKTLEKITIEGVSPHFRVLEIVEDQKGNLWFGTSEGLLKYDNKGFKMYSKTDGLQNEEIWGLAIDKSGLIWIGSIGGVSQFNGEDFIPFALPDSKVENPKPMLSDKLVFKIVEDKNGTMWFATDGNGIFTYNNGKFTHLTTNNGLSDNNIADILEDKQGNVWIGSFYGGISRFDGKTFNHFTKNGIIEGKEAYNLYQDSKGNIWFSAEGHGVYRYDGVNFTQYQKENGLTSNVVQTIFEDHKNQLWFGTWQGLCIFDGEKFVDAKLKEPWTN; this is encoded by the coding sequence ATGACAAATTTAAATTCGAAAATTGTATTTATTACAGGTAAAATTCTAATAGTTTTTCTATCATTCCAGATCTTATCTTGTAAAGGAAAAGTGAAAGAAACGTCAGTTCCTGTAATAAAAGAAAAGGGGAATATCACGCAACCAATTATATTAAATCAGAACACCACATTTCCTCAAATACATACCAACCTTAATGGAATGGTAAGGGAATTTGTTAGAACCATGTATCAAGATAGACATGGAAACTATTGGTTTGGAACAAATGGTGATGGAATAATACGCTATGATACTAAAACTCTTGAGAAAATTACGATTGAAGGGGTAAGTCCACATTTTAGAGTGTTAGAGATTGTGGAAGATCAAAAAGGCAATTTATGGTTTGGGACATCTGAAGGACTTTTAAAATATGATAACAAGGGATTTAAAATGTATTCAAAAACAGATGGGTTGCAGAATGAAGAAATTTGGGGTTTAGCAATTGATAAAAGTGGGCTAATTTGGATAGGGTCTATAGGAGGTGTTAGTCAATTTAATGGCGAGGATTTCATCCCTTTCGCATTGCCTGATTCAAAGGTTGAAAATCCTAAGCCAATGTTGTCTGACAAATTGGTGTTTAAGATTGTAGAAGATAAGAATGGCACTATGTGGTTTGCGACTGATGGAAATGGAATTTTTACCTACAATAATGGGAAGTTTACTCATTTAACTACCAATAATGGGCTTTCTGATAACAATATTGCTGACATTTTAGAAGACAAGCAGGGTAATGTATGGATAGGATCGTTTTATGGCGGTATTAGTCGATTTGACGGAAAGACCTTCAATCATTTTACTAAAAATGGAATTATTGAAGGAAAGGAAGCCTATAATCTTTATCAAGACAGTAAAGGTAATATTTGGTTTTCTGCCGAAGGTCATGGTGTTTATCGTTATGATGGAGTGAATTTTACACAGTACCAGAAAGAAAATGGATTGACTTCGAATGTTGTCCAAACTATTTTCGAAGATCACAAAAATCAACTTTGGTTTGGTACATGGCAAGGATTATGCATTTTTGATGGAGAAAAGTTTGTGGATGCCAAACTTAAAGAGCCATGGACAAATTAA
- a CDS encoding DUF6175 family protein — protein sequence MSVLKKVNFLIAILTAICFSEIAIAQAPQIAATQSNESTRALAKIMVVPYNKQNEDIRTVLDENPHMRTAVSKVKEAFDQRGWSTVDFVANLRAAQANAAFTSDRQSNFKSDLLTTSGADFYVQVDVQLNLDENGVSKNTVINVTAFETHTGASFSNKTGTNKFASQDYEKLISKAFEQIQEEFLNTLMVKTDEIREIGRATIVEFNLDENATLDFDSPIDSGEYLNELIEDWIATNAYKGRFNLVGILENKMSFDEVRIPLYDQETNRPYNLNRFATEVIKYLRSKGVEASRNIHGQKMYITIK from the coding sequence ATGAGTGTATTAAAAAAGGTAAATTTTTTAATTGCTATTCTTACAGCAATTTGTTTTAGTGAAATTGCTATTGCACAAGCTCCTCAAATAGCGGCGACTCAAAGTAATGAATCTACAAGGGCTCTTGCTAAGATCATGGTAGTTCCTTATAATAAGCAAAATGAGGACATTCGAACTGTATTGGATGAGAATCCACATATGAGGACTGCTGTATCGAAGGTAAAAGAAGCTTTTGATCAACGTGGATGGTCTACAGTTGATTTTGTAGCTAATTTAAGAGCTGCACAGGCTAATGCAGCGTTTACTTCAGATCGTCAGTCTAATTTTAAATCAGATTTATTGACCACATCTGGAGCAGATTTCTATGTTCAAGTGGATGTACAATTGAATTTGGATGAGAATGGTGTGTCTAAAAATACGGTTATTAATGTAACAGCTTTTGAGACCCATACTGGGGCTAGTTTTTCCAACAAAACTGGTACAAACAAATTTGCTAGTCAAGATTACGAAAAATTAATTTCAAAAGCATTCGAGCAAATTCAAGAAGAATTTCTAAATACATTGATGGTAAAAACAGATGAGATTCGTGAAATTGGTCGTGCTACAATTGTGGAGTTTAATTTAGATGAAAATGCCACTTTAGATTTTGATAGCCCAATCGATTCTGGGGAATATTTGAATGAACTTATTGAAGATTGGATTGCTACCAATGCGTATAAAGGCAGATTTAATTTAGTAGGTATTCTGGAGAATAAAATGAGTTTTGACGAGGTTAGAATTCCATTATATGATCAAGAGACGAACAGACCATATAATTTAAATCGTTTTGCTACTGAGGTAATTAAGTACCTACGAAGTAAAGGTGTTGAGGCAAGCAGAAATATTCATGGTCAAAAGATGTACATTACAATTAAATAA
- a CDS encoding IS110 family transposase: MNTKLKQCLGIDVSKENLSISLGLLDFNLKKEFISHPDISNDSRGFKVLLEWLKKILIKDVEYIIVMEATGVYHQAVCHYLYNQGYNVSVMQSGRVTRFVQSLDQRSKTDALDSRMLSMLGLERSLRSWTPPSKELQELKALSRERSSLLKDKNAEINRQGAIDSSCYSSSKASKRHITRLRLINEQIEAIEKEMQVLVSKTTTLKSRIVYLESIPGISFISAATVVGETLGFESISSAKQHTSFAGYDVILRESGNFKGKTKISKKGNSHIRAVLHMPSMTCVRCNPTLKQFYRRLKPQKARPIVALVAVQRKILILMFTLWKNETYYDAKYENKKQQELKALAAHDSIMV, encoded by the coding sequence ATGAATACAAAACTAAAGCAATGTTTAGGAATAGATGTTTCTAAAGAGAATTTATCCATTAGTTTAGGACTGTTAGATTTTAATCTAAAAAAGGAATTTATAAGTCATCCTGATATTAGTAATGATTCAAGAGGGTTTAAGGTTCTATTAGAGTGGTTAAAAAAGATATTAATTAAAGACGTAGAGTATATAATTGTAATGGAAGCCACGGGAGTTTATCATCAGGCAGTTTGTCATTATCTCTATAATCAAGGCTATAATGTAAGTGTAATGCAGTCAGGAAGGGTCACTAGATTTGTACAAAGTTTGGACCAACGCTCAAAGACAGATGCTTTAGATAGCAGAATGTTAAGTATGTTGGGACTTGAACGAAGCCTAAGATCATGGACACCTCCCAGTAAGGAATTACAAGAGTTAAAGGCACTTAGTAGAGAACGTAGTTCTCTTTTAAAAGACAAGAATGCCGAAATTAATAGACAAGGAGCTATTGATTCAAGTTGTTATTCTAGCTCAAAAGCCTCTAAGCGACATATAACGAGGTTACGTCTCATAAATGAACAGATAGAAGCAATAGAAAAAGAAATGCAAGTATTGGTGTCTAAAACAACGACGTTAAAAAGTCGTATTGTATATTTGGAAAGTATTCCTGGCATATCATTTATATCAGCAGCAACAGTTGTTGGCGAAACTTTAGGTTTTGAGTCAATTTCGAGTGCAAAACAACATACTAGTTTTGCTGGATATGATGTAATTTTAAGAGAATCGGGGAATTTTAAAGGAAAAACTAAAATAAGTAAAAAGGGAAATAGCCATATAAGAGCTGTGCTTCATATGCCGTCAATGACCTGTGTTCGATGTAATCCCACTTTAAAGCAGTTTTACAGAAGATTAAAACCACAGAAAGCAAGACCTATTGTTGCTTTGGTAGCTGTTCAAAGGAAAATATTGATTTTAATGTTTACACTCTGGAAAAACGAAACATATTATGATGCTAAATACGAAAACAAAAAACAGCAAGAACTAAAAGCTCTTGCTGCACATGATAGTATTATGGTTTAA
- a CDS encoding PIG-L family deacetylase, which translates to MKQLFVIGVLITCISCFQSENKNNRVVKTILVVLAHPDDETAFGPILSRFANENKEVYLVIATDGRYGVEDHAGISSGDRLAAIRKEETICASEILGINPPIFLEAHDSFGILSGINEYFEQTTQLKNTISRLIEEINPDVIMTFGPDGDTGHLDHKGISDLVTEIIVRNQGWYEKYPLYYLAWPKEKEFWIPQGELTNLNYVDLQYRNVHLKYNQKDQSTFFESLHCYKSQFTSKDIDLWIMAEKKDTTYTMYFREFSINNQVKTTL; encoded by the coding sequence ATGAAACAGCTATTTGTAATTGGAGTGTTGATTACTTGTATATCATGTTTCCAAAGTGAAAATAAGAATAATAGAGTGGTTAAGACAATTTTAGTTGTTTTAGCACATCCCGATGATGAAACTGCCTTTGGACCCATACTTTCTCGATTTGCCAATGAAAATAAAGAAGTGTATTTGGTCATTGCAACAGATGGACGATACGGCGTAGAAGATCATGCTGGTATTTCTTCTGGAGATAGACTAGCGGCAATCAGAAAGGAGGAAACCATCTGTGCGAGTGAAATTCTTGGTATTAACCCTCCGATATTTTTAGAAGCCCATGATTCCTTTGGTATACTAAGCGGGATAAATGAGTATTTTGAGCAAACCACTCAACTAAAGAATACAATCTCTAGACTAATTGAAGAAATAAACCCAGATGTGATTATGACATTCGGTCCCGATGGAGATACAGGGCACTTAGATCATAAAGGAATAAGTGATTTGGTAACAGAGATCATAGTAAGAAATCAAGGGTGGTATGAGAAATATCCATTATATTATTTAGCTTGGCCAAAAGAAAAGGAATTTTGGATCCCTCAAGGTGAACTTACGAATTTAAATTATGTAGATCTTCAGTATCGCAATGTTCATCTCAAATATAACCAAAAAGACCAGTCTACTTTTTTTGAGTCATTACACTGTTATAAAAGTCAGTTTACATCCAAGGATATTGATCTATGGATAATGGCTGAAAAAAAAGATACTACCTATACCATGTATTTTAGAGAATTTTCCATAAATAATCAGGTGAAAACAACTTTATAA